The following nucleotide sequence is from Macrobrachium nipponense isolate FS-2020 chromosome 12, ASM1510439v2, whole genome shotgun sequence.
CTGCAAGGACGGTACTGGACTCTGCTTCAACTTTGGAAGACACTTCTGCTGTTATTGATGAAACTGAGGAAATCAATATGGTAGTCAGAGAATGGGtagaaagtttaaaagaatttgtGTCTAAAGAAGATAACCAGCTTCAGGAAAGAAATAAGGTATGCCCTATTAATATCCAAAGTGTAAAATGGTCTCTTATGTTGATTTAAGGAAAATTTTGTCTAAATCATTAAGTAGATGGTGATATCCGTACGTGAAGGAGGTAAATTCTGACCAACAGTATggaaaaactttttgttttttttggcagactggaaggaaattttttttttttttttgaatggccAGTCAagtgctttcttttttctttgtctatAAGGGTGAATACCCTGTATAGTTCACTACTATTTTGACCAAGTTGTTATTGGTGCTGTTAGGATGGTTGACTATGGTAAATAAAAGCAATACAAGAATTGCAATTGGAGTGTGAAAATATGCATTACTGACTGGAGTTCTTTGATATTTAAGTAAACTTAATATTGAATAGAATGTTCTTATTAATAATTTTGGGTACAAATTACAGGAACTGAAGGTGTCTGAAAGGTTTCACAGCAACCTTATGAAATTCCTGGTCCACGAACCTGAAAAAGGGGCTTTCCATCTCATCCCTATCACAGGAGTTGCTGCAAGCAAGATGGATCTTTCAAGTCAAGTAACGGTTAGTGGgaatagattttattattttctttttattgtcattGTCACCATCAACCATAAGGTAAATGGTGGGTATTAATATTACGAGTAACACCAAATTCTCCTACCATCTTAGGCTATAGGGCTCTGGGAGATGAGCACCCCTGTAAGAATCCTAGTTGAAGAAGGACGAGTCTTTGCACTCCTGGAAAGCAATAATACAAGGATTGCACTCCTGGAAAGCAATAATACAAGGAGGTCTGCGAAAATCACCATTGAAAATGGAGAGCTACTCGTGTATAGTTTACAAGACGAAGACGAACCTATCCCCAAGGCCTATTATGTGCAGGTAATGTATATTCGCTGTGTTAATGGTAGTTCTATTATTAAAAGTTAATTGTTCATACTGTgcatacagtgagagagagatagattgattgattgattgaatgaaTTATGAAATGTAAATGTCTTTTGAAGTTACAGTGAAATGTTATGTATGATTTTTGATATATATGCATGTTCTTATCTTTCGTCAGTATGAAGACGTTCTGAGCCTAACCATCTCTAAAAGTACAGTCTTCCTGGATTTGGAGACCAAAGGCTTGTCGGTTGGAAGAGTCTTCATCCTTCTCACTGACAATGGAATAGCCAACAACATTCATGGACACTTCACAGGTGGTTCTGGAGAAAGCTATTTAGGCACACCCTTGCAAATAGCTAACAAAGGGCAGCTGTGGGAACGAGCTGTATGTGGTTACAAGGTATCGGAAGCAATAAGTGGGAATGTAGCAGCTCATTCCCTAAACAAGAATAATGTCAAACACAGCAACAGTGGAGTAGTTTGGCTCTTGGACCAATACAGGACACCACCACTGATTGGTATACACTCAGGTCCATTCATGCCTAACAATGGTACACAGGTGGGCAATGTGGAGGAAGGTATAGACATACTCAGTGACGCCATTCACTGGTCAGAGGATATAAAGGATCTTATGGTTAGCCAGTGTGGTTTGGTATTACCTACCAAAGTCGCTCTTGCCAGCTAAATTGGTTTAAAATAGTTTGGTTGGGAGCTAAATTGGTTTAAAATTGTTTGGTTGGGAGTCAGTATAATAAATCCCAgtttatttagaatattaaagTTAGTATATCCTGTTCAGTTGGAAATTGAAGGCAGTTATTTCGGTAGAATATGAAAACTTTACAGCCAAGCCAATAATTAATTTCAACTGTATCAATGTTAGTAATGTAGTGCAGGCATTAAGTTCGGTTATATCAATGTTAATACTTATAAAATTCAGTTTATGCATGTTAATACTTGTTAGGTATGGTTATATCAATGTTATTGgtgtagtataattatatatatctgttcgCAGTATCCTGTGTATCTATGCAAAAGATGCATACATCTTCATCAATGTGTTTACTGATGGCGGAGGGGAGTCATTGTCCGATTTCCTCTATAATATTTTTGGGAAAATTCGGTCTGTAATAGTGTAAGCAAGTTAAGGCGTGAGAGCACCAACAGTTTATTCTCTCAGCTACATTTAATTCGCTAACAAGTTTGTTGAAATGACTAATGTGTAGAGTTTAAATTTAACAACGAACTAGAAAACCAGGAATAGcacaatttttatttactgatattttcctTGTATTGAATTTCCCAAGTCTGTGCTGTATTGCAGTTAATAGTAAGTATTAAATCcattaaatataataagtataacTTTTCACCTTTTACCCAACAAAACCCACATGGAAAACGAAACGAACATCTTGGCTGATATTTCCGAAGTTTTAtctggtgtgttgtgtgtggcgGGTTTGGAAGTTATGGCTACCATTATTCTTTGAATCTTATAACTGGGTTCTTTTTGACTTAAGAATTTTAGGTTCTTTTTGAGTAATTCTTGTTCGGTTACCTCTAATTACCATTTGAGGTTTAGTTTTtagttattaaaattaatttgtttaaaattcaACAAATTTGTTTCAATTACCCACTATTTAATATCCTTTTGCTGTGATCCCATTGTAGTGAATTGTAAAGGAAATTTGATCTGAAGAAATTATTGTCTTCATACTTTCATGTTAATAATGTGATCTGGCGAAAAGTAACTTGCAGGATCGAAGTCGAGCACCTCCTGTCGAATCCCTTAACCAACAATATAACCGGAGGTCATCCCTGCTCACAAATTGGGAGTAGGTAAGTACTTGGTTTGGAGACACTGGTTTTTATAGAAACGGCAAAAGGAGTTTTGTATTTTTACCTTTGGGGGTAGTGTGGTTTTTTGACCAAATAGAACTCAGACCATGTAAGCATACAGCCTAAGAACGTTGGTTTTGTTTGCAAAGTTTTGATTTTTgttagtctaggccgccgcggaatagtactaGTGATCTACCTtttatattaatcattttgtaTAAGTATGCATGTGAAGTGATCTAGAAATACTTTTTGTTAATGATTCATATCTATGCACATATAACTATTTGTACCTGAACGAACTACTTAGTAGCCAGTATTAGTGCTTTTATTAGGAagttcttcaatatttttttttcccctaaacaTGAGTAGTCGTATTTTATTTTGCATCAATATTACGTAATTCCAGAGTGAATTGCCTCTCTGAGGACGAATCCAAAGCACCATAAATCTCAAGAAGTCAGACCAAAGAAGTCAAGAACAACTAGAACGTAAAATGTAAATTTCTTAGAGAACGATTGTATAGATcaatcataaaattattattattattatacagaagatgaacctattcatatggaacaagaccacaagGGCCATTCTGAACAACAAGCTTCCAAAGGGTATGGAGGAGGTAaaggtctgcacacaacgtaaacGTGGTGTGCAGACCTTACCTCTTTTAGTCGctcagctctttctttctttatgaataggtagttttcttctcactCCCTATTTCaacgttctgagtatattttagtttttgttgtaatttttaagtttattttaattgtgaatttcaattgcaaactgatgatgtgttggtgacaacatgaaacttttcttaataaaacacgtgtacatgactgacgtctgattggacacctcttcatatatattatatatatatatatatatatatatatatatatatctatatatatatatatatatatatatatagttagtatgtatgtaatgatgtaactgtaaccaagtgcgcagttgcaTAAGCTCAAATTTCTGTTCGAGACGATTACGGCAACGCTAAGGGGAGACGAACGTATCTCCCGATATATTAAATTGTAATGACGTATTTCTCTCCTGTTGAAATACTTCTCCCTTGTTAAAGGTATGCACTTGTCTtggtttataatgtatatgttgccaTAACACTCGGTAgtgttcctttgtatttttactcTGATATAACGGAAAATTACCAAGAATTGTAATGGTGGTACTGTCACGTAAGTTGCACTATGTTGAGTTTGCATGTGGTTGCAATTGTACCACCAACGGTAggctaagatgtgaattagtcttccatGTGTTTATGAAAATGTTAGTTCTAGTCTAGAGTTAACTTCCACATGTGTTACgcatataaagtcaggctaaATGTGCGGTGTAACAGTCAAGTTAGGCATGAGTATAGCATAGCCTGTAGGCTAACGGCTGCATACTCTTTGGCACAAGATTGCTGtcctaaatgaactgtttgtattacagggaaccgGGTccggtgtaagaaccagtataggaAACCAATATAGAGGTTCAGTTTACGAATCAGTGTCAGTTCTAACTCTTATGGGAAGGATGATAACTTGGAATAAGTTGCTTTTACaattggtttcatgcaacgtaaaaacaatatATCCAGCTACtgttaagaaaaaatattgaaaacccttgcgggagccagcctttccctcaaccctaactacaacaatgaagattcgaaTTTCGACCGTGTCCGACGTCAAGTACCTGCTCCAACTAAATAGGCCAGGAATTTTTATTAGCCTAtgcctatgaggtacctttatattagcTGTTGTGTTCTTAGAATATGAGATTCATTACTTTAGTAATTGTGTAAAGTAATAAATTTGGGAGGCGTTTGTCTTTTTGAGAGAAGAACCACCGCCAATATTCGTGTAACGGCCATGTGTAGCAACTGACCAGCAACTCCTTTTTGTACTTCCTGTATAGTCAAGTGACATTAAATGTTCAGAAACATGCAGGATTATCAGTGACTGATTCCTCATTAGGCTAAGATTTGATATTAGCCTATGTTTGAATTGTTATGTTTAGGCTTGTttgagttaattgtcctaaaatgtatggtagcctcctCCCAGAGCCGTATATAGAGATGGGGGCCATCTTGCTTCTGTCACACCAGAATCGTCACGGGGGAAACTTTAAAACCTTTTGGTTTTGAATATTTTGCAACGAGCGCATTACATTGGATTGCATTTTAGTGCCATCACATCAGACATGAGGAGTGCAACTTGGCCCTTTCTAAAGTGTTTTGGCATTATATTTGTGCCAGGAACTGTAAAATTGTTAACAAGATAGCTCATCCTATTAGCGAAGAACAATTTCTTTACCTCATGCTCGGGGTGCCACACATTATAAAGAACTTGTGGTCATGTCTGTGAAAAGTAATATTCATTGAGTGACGACATGGTAAAACAATTTGGTTTACCATCGAAAGAGGTGACAGCTGAACAAGCcagaattttgatatcttttcaGGAAGGCAAAGATCTGAAGCTTACGTCAAAACTCACTGAAGCTCTTATAAATCTATCTCATTTTGAGAAAATGAAAGTATCAAGTGCTTTAAATTTCTTTATCAATTCGGTAAAAGCAGGACTTCATTACTTGTTGAACGCGAAGGATACAGTAGAGTTACTTACAACAGCTTGGTTCATTGGTCTAATAAATAAGTGGTTCGATTTAATGTCAAGCAGACATCCAATCATGGCACTAAGTAACGTCAAAGAATCCTACTATAAGCAAGCTATGCTGCATCTTGAGCAAGCTGTGAGAGTGTTTCATGAAATACTTATTGCAGTTAAGGCACAGTGGAAGGCAGTTCAATATGGAGTGATATTGTCTACCACTTCCCTTCTTAATCTCCAAAGTAATTATTTTGACAGAGGTCACAGATTTTTACTGTCTTCCAGATTCACTCAAAATTGTTTAGAAAATTTGTTTTGCTCCATAAGCCTTAGAATTTTGACAGTCTCTGAAACTGATATCAGTTGCATAATTTGTGAAATGCTCAAGTGCAAGTAATTATAACGTAGATGACCGTGAGTTTCTAGCTGACCTTCTTAATAAGCCAAATGTTGAAACAAATGGTGATGCAAAAAATGAAACTGAGGAACCTGATTTTGACCAATTCTcaagtgacaatttaattaatcaaGCGGAACTGAGCAACCTACATTAATTGCTGGTTACTGCATAACAAAGGTTAAAAAGTCAAATGATCATTGTACGTTCTATCTTCAAACAATAGAGAGCACCCAGTCAACACAGACAGATTCTTCTCAAAGGCTGGCTCAATTAAAAGAATGTAGAGAAAACTTCCTAGTTTGTAACACAGATGCCTTCTTCAGTTTATTTCAGAATGCAGAGAATATTGTTAGGGCAAATTAAAATGGTTTTGGAAACAAAAGCAATTTATGAGGACGACTAGTGCCTTGGGTAAACACTCAGGCAAAAAATATAACCTTTCCTTCTTGCCATGACATTAACGGTAGGCACCTGAAGTTTTTTTCACtctaatattacatatttatgctACAAAACAAGAGAATATTTACAAAGCTCGGTCGTAAAAATCAAAAGGAAGTGAATCAGCAGCATATGATAAAAGAGAGTGAGAGCGAAGAGCTGGGACAGAGTCGCTGAACAGGACAAGAGCAAGATAGCGCCTTGTCAAAAGATTGGCCAAACTCTCTTTATACGGCTCTGCCTCCTCCTAATGCTTTTAAGTCATGACAATTGGCACcgatactgtatacatatacagtatggtTAATACACGAGTAATAATAGGAATATTATCATTAACAgtcatacactacacacacacacacgcatatatatatatatatatatatatatatatatatatatagtatatatatatagatatatatatatacgaaatattgAAGAGAAAACAGGTTTTAGAAATATGTGATAGCTGTGTTAAATGAAAATCGGCCACAAAAGATATGAAGAAAAGAAATTGTTCCATCCttctttaatttttatgaatatagtcaacagactataaacccaagatGTCTTCAAAAGGAGATCAGCCTGTAAAAAGATACAACGTATAGGAAAAGGTAATGAATGAACAGATATGAGAGAActtgaaaataatacacttgaatTTAATTGCTCTTCGCTTGAACATTTGGAGATGAGAAGATTCTACAACAGCACTGGTTAAGCAATTCCACATTTTATATTTAGCCGAGATTAAACTCCGTACTAACTGTGTAGTAGGTCTTTCTCATCTAGATAGAGAACTGGATATACTGAAGTATATGTCAGGTCCAGAATAATATTCAGTGGTGAATTATGTTAATTGTATAAAAACGTTAGAAGAGTTAGACTGTAGATGAACCCAggacagggttcgaaagctcttgtaACGTTGTTATAAAATCAGCATAATTCCTCAATGAATATTATTGTGAACCTGATACAAAGACTAAGTACTATTAACGCTGGATAGGTTTAGCTATATTGCTACCGCGTTAAAGGTGCGTGCGGGTCGAGCTCAACTCGAGCATCTAGAAAAATTTCCCAAAAATCACtaacttcatttttgctgtacagtttagtttctaaaatcaattttaaCATTCTGaaacactactgaaaagataaataatacccatctacaaatgaaatatttattacaaatatttaaaaagaaaaagtatataaagaaaaattaatttacaaaaatatttacaaaaaatacaaaagctatatacacaaaaaaattgaagaaatccttcctaaaactacaatttacgatatgtgactgccagaaaaggtgtcggacccatagaggtcaaaatctgaaaagagaaaaaaagggtaaatttttttggtcaaaaaaaaaaaaaagtcaatatttcacgaattttttttggtacctaaatgaaataggaagtggctcattttttttctataataaagtcatattatcctagaacgtaattatgtaaaaatatttgggCAAACAttatatcaggggccaaatctaaagATCATTTTT
It contains:
- the LOC135224416 gene encoding uncharacterized protein LOC135224416 isoform X2, giving the protein MSLPNPAFCGVCCQLFNDDTRRPHNLPCSHHFCAECIDDLIAQDKKACPSCQKGFKVKSARDLMVNQALIDCITSILSVKRKPSKRGSKMNARYQERIDGFKEEVCKSNGEVMADLKHMKEDVERLMKGEEQLQKSLSTLKRHLSEEVPAHIQKLMSKIDEHIQKSSNARLKLKESLKDVLKNEEKLVSARTVLDSASTLEDTSAVIDETEEINMVVREWVESLKEFVSKEDNQLQERNKELKVSERFHSNLMKFLVHEPEKGAFHLIPITGVAASKMDLSSQVTAIGLWEMSTPVRILVEEGRVFALLESNNTRRSAKITIENGELLVYSLQDEDEPIPKAYYVQYEDVLSLTISKSTVFLDLETKGLSVGRVFILLTDNGIANNIHGHFTGGSGESYLGTPLQIANKGQLWERAVCGYKVSEAISGNVAAHSLNKNNVKHSNSGVVWLLDQYRTPPLIGIHSGPFMPNNGTQVGNVEEGIDILSDAIHWSEDIKDLMVSQCGLVLPTKVALAS
- the LOC135224416 gene encoding uncharacterized protein LOC135224416 isoform X1, which encodes MSLPNPAFCGVCCQLFNDDTRRPHNLPCSHHFCAECIDDLIAQDKKACPSCQKGFKVKSARDLMVNQALIDCITSILSVKRKPSKRGSKMNARYQERIDGFKEEVCKSNGEVMADLKHMKEDVERLMKGEEQLQKSLSTLKRHLSEEVPAHIQKLMSKIDEHIQKSSNARLKLKESLKDVLKNEEKLVSARTVLDSASTLEDTSAVIDETEEINMVVREWVESLKEFVSKEDNQLQERNKELKVSERFHSNLMKFLVHEPEKGAFHLIPITGVAASKMDLSSQVTAIGLWEMSTPVRILVEEGRVFALLESNNTRIALLESNNTRRSAKITIENGELLVYSLQDEDEPIPKAYYVQYEDVLSLTISKSTVFLDLETKGLSVGRVFILLTDNGIANNIHGHFTGGSGESYLGTPLQIANKGQLWERAVCGYKVSEAISGNVAAHSLNKNNVKHSNSGVVWLLDQYRTPPLIGIHSGPFMPNNGTQVGNVEEGIDILSDAIHWSEDIKDLMVSQCGLVLPTKVALAS